From Candidatus Palibaumannia cicadellinicola, the proteins below share one genomic window:
- the htpG gene encoding molecular chaperone HtpG: protein MKEKETRGFQSEVKQLLNLMINSLYSNKEIFLRELISNASDAADKLRFRALEQPDLYEGNGELRVRILFDKDKRTITLIDNGIGMQRNEVIDNLGTIAKSGTKAFLNSMSTDNVKDNQLIGQFGVGFYSAFIVAEKVIVSTRAAGTTYDQGVYWESTGEGDYTIASINRPERGTEITLYLRKGEEEFLNELRIKNIISKYSDHISLPIEMLTNINQDTKNKADNNEDKKDVVIGNWETINQANALWTRNKSDISNEEYKNFYRHISHNVNEPLIWSHNRIEGKQDYTCLLYIPADAPWGIWNRDYKYGLKLYVKRVLIMDDAEYFLPNYLRFIKGIIDSNDLPLNISREILQNSRITQSLKSAIIKRILSMIEKLAKNKEKYNSFWKNFGIVIKEGPAEDPSNISIIAKLLRFASTYCNSDQQTVSLDEYISRMLEKQDKIYYISADSYAAAKSSPHIELLQKKGIEVLLLFDRIDGWMMNYLTEFNGKLFQLVSKADLNLDNISQENVAENKEIEKKAWEPFINRVQSYLGNRIKEVRLTNRLTDTPAIVTIESNDMTTQMAKLIVAAGHMKPEIKYIFEINPEHKLVKLAANINDNKIFNEWVELLFDQALFIECGTLEDPNKFVRRINNLLTNITTTT, encoded by the coding sequence ATGAAAGAAAAAGAAACAAGAGGATTTCAATCAGAAGTAAAGCAGTTACTTAATCTAATGATTAATTCCCTTTATTCAAATAAAGAAATTTTTTTGCGTGAACTAATTTCAAATGCTTCAGATGCTGCAGATAAATTACGTTTTCGTGCTTTAGAACAACCTGACCTATATGAAGGAAATGGTGAACTACGTGTGCGCATATTATTTGATAAAGACAAACGTACTATTACGCTGATCGATAATGGTATAGGAATGCAGCGTAATGAGGTAATAGATAATCTAGGTACTATTGCGAAATCTGGTACTAAAGCTTTTCTTAACTCTATGAGTACAGATAATGTTAAAGATAACCAGTTGATTGGCCAATTCGGTGTTGGCTTTTATTCTGCATTTATAGTAGCTGAAAAAGTAATAGTAAGCACTCGTGCTGCAGGTACTACTTATGATCAAGGAGTATATTGGGAATCTACTGGTGAAGGTGATTATACCATAGCATCTATTAATAGACCTGAGCGTGGAACAGAAATTACCTTGTATCTACGTAAAGGTGAAGAAGAATTTCTAAATGAATTAAGAATAAAAAATATTATTAGTAAGTACTCTGATCATATTAGCCTACCGATTGAGATGTTAACTAATATTAATCAAGATACAAAAAATAAAGCAGATAACAATGAAGATAAAAAAGATGTCGTCATCGGTAACTGGGAAACCATTAATCAAGCTAATGCACTTTGGACTCGTAATAAATCTGATATAAGTAATGAAGAATATAAAAATTTTTACAGGCATATTTCCCATAATGTTAACGAACCACTAATATGGAGCCATAATCGTATTGAAGGGAAGCAAGATTATACTTGCTTACTTTATATCCCAGCTGATGCCCCTTGGGGTATTTGGAATAGAGATTATAAATATGGTCTAAAACTATACGTTAAGCGTGTGCTTATAATGGATGACGCAGAATATTTTCTACCTAACTATCTACGTTTTATAAAAGGGATAATAGATTCAAACGATTTACCACTGAATATTTCGCGTGAAATACTACAAAATAGTAGAATCACGCAAAGCTTAAAAAGTGCTATTATTAAACGTATTCTATCTATGATAGAAAAATTAGCAAAAAATAAAGAAAAGTACAATTCTTTCTGGAAAAATTTTGGCATAGTTATAAAAGAAGGACCAGCTGAAGATCCATCAAATATTTCAATAATAGCAAAACTACTTCGTTTTGCATCTACTTATTGTAATAGTGATCAACAAACAGTATCACTAGATGAGTATATTAGTAGAATGCTTGAAAAGCAGGATAAGATTTACTACATTAGTGCAGATAGTTACGCTGCAGCAAAAAGTAGCCCACATATAGAATTATTACAAAAAAAAGGAATAGAAGTTTTATTACTATTTGATCGTATTGATGGATGGATGATGAACTATCTAACAGAATTTAACGGAAAGTTATTCCAGTTAGTAAGTAAAGCTGATCTCAACTTAGATAATATTTCTCAGGAAAATGTAGCTGAAAATAAAGAAATAGAAAAAAAAGCTTGGGAGCCATTTATTAATCGTGTCCAAAGTTATTTGGGTAACAGAATTAAAGAAGTACGATTAACAAATCGTTTAACTGATACACCAGCTATTGTTACCATAGAATCTAACGATATGACAACTCAGATGGCTAAACTGATCGTAGCAGCAGGCCATATGAAACCTGAAATAAAGTATATTTTTGAAATTAATCCAGAACATAAACTAGTTAAACTTGCAGCAAATATTAATGATAATAAAATATTTAATGAATGGGTAGAACTACTATTTGATCAAGCTCTATTTATTGAGTGTGGAACTTTAGAAGATCCTAATAAATTTGTGCGGCGTATTAATAATTTATTAACCAATATAACAACTACTACTTAG
- the adk gene encoding adenylate kinase: protein MRIILLGAPGSGKGTQATFIMKKYGIPHISTGAMLRAAVHKNTALGKQVKVILDAGKLVTDNLVIKLVKERIRHKDCSNGFLLDGFPRTITQAEAMKVAGIQVDIVLALIISDDIIINRIIGRRVHEPSGRVYHIKFNPPKKDNIDDVTGEVLTIRKDDKEEIVRQRLAEYAQQTELLIKHYSSKKNKTINSTSFFSINAQRNISEVSREIVNIIGGIDN from the coding sequence ATGCGTATTATTTTACTAGGAGCTCCTGGTTCTGGTAAAGGTACTCAAGCAACATTTATTATGAAAAAATACGGTATTCCGCATATTTCAACAGGAGCTATGTTACGTGCTGCGGTTCATAAAAACACTGCATTAGGAAAACAAGTTAAAGTTATTCTGGATGCAGGAAAACTAGTAACTGATAACTTAGTAATTAAGTTAGTAAAAGAAAGAATTAGACATAAAGACTGTAGTAATGGTTTTTTATTAGATGGTTTTCCCCGTACTATTACTCAAGCTGAAGCAATGAAAGTAGCTGGAATACAAGTAGATATCGTGCTTGCTTTAATTATTTCTGATGATATTATCATTAACCGTATTATTGGTCGTAGGGTTCATGAACCTTCTGGCCGTGTTTATCACATTAAATTTAATCCTCCAAAAAAAGATAATATAGATGATGTGACTGGTGAAGTTCTAACTATACGTAAAGATGATAAGGAAGAAATAGTACGCCAACGTCTAGCAGAATACGCTCAACAGACCGAACTACTAATAAAGCACTATAGTAGTAAAAAAAATAAAACAATAAATTCTACTAGTTTTTTTTCTATAAACGCACAACGTAATATTAGTGAGGTAAGTAGAGAAATAGTTAATATTATTGGAGGAATTGATAATTAA
- the purK gene encoding 5-(carboxyamino)imidazole ribonucleotide synthase, whose product MKSVVVLGNGQLGSMLHQAGEQLGISVFPISVDTTKPVESILFHNSVITAEIERWPDNEITRKLANNNNFINIKLFNILSDRLKQKKLLNKLNLATAPWKQLHNIKQLQDILVLFNYFAIVKCRLGGYDGRGQWQFRSGEKIILPLECYGQCIVEKGIDFDEEISILGARSTNGTIVFYPLTKNFHQNGILRVCVVFPYQYNTLQKNAEKMLGLILNKLNYVGVMAMECFLIGNNLLINELAPRVHNSGHWTQNGASISQFELHLRAIINLPLPTPIITAPSVMINIIGTDINNNWLYDPLVNLHWYDKKVRPGRKVGHINICHPDHDRLNKSLQYLQQHLPVEYKLGIDWAIKQLG is encoded by the coding sequence TTGAAGTCAGTTGTAGTTCTTGGAAATGGACAATTAGGTAGTATGTTACATCAAGCCGGTGAGCAATTAGGGATTTCTGTTTTTCCAATAAGCGTAGACACTACTAAGCCAGTAGAATCAATATTATTTCATAACAGTGTTATTACTGCAGAAATAGAAAGATGGCCAGATAATGAAATTACTAGAAAATTAGCTAACAATAATAATTTTATTAATATTAAATTATTTAATATTCTATCAGATAGATTAAAGCAAAAAAAATTGCTTAATAAACTAAATTTAGCAACAGCACCTTGGAAACAACTACACAATATTAAGCAATTGCAAGACATTTTGGTTTTATTTAACTATTTTGCTATAGTTAAATGTAGATTAGGTGGGTATGACGGACGTGGTCAATGGCAGTTTCGTTCTGGCGAAAAAATAATACTACCGCTTGAATGTTATGGTCAGTGTATTGTAGAAAAAGGTATTGATTTTGACGAAGAAATATCAATATTAGGTGCTAGGAGTACGAATGGTACTATTGTTTTCTATCCATTAACAAAAAATTTTCATCAAAATGGTATATTAAGAGTTTGTGTTGTTTTTCCATATCAATATAATACTTTACAAAAAAATGCTGAAAAAATGCTAGGTTTAATTTTAAACAAACTAAATTATGTTGGCGTAATGGCTATGGAGTGTTTTCTAATAGGAAATAATTTACTTATCAATGAATTAGCACCGCGTGTACATAATAGCGGTCATTGGACACAAAATGGTGCATCAATTAGTCAATTTGAACTACATTTACGTGCTATTATTAATTTACCGCTACCAACACCTATTATTACAGCACCATCAGTAATGATTAACATCATAGGTACAGATATAAATAATAATTGGTTGTATGATCCATTAGTGAATCTACATTGGTATGATAAAAAAGTACGTCCTGGACGTAAGGTCGGTCACATAAATATTTGTCATCCTGATCATGATAGACTAAATAAAAGTTTACAGTACCTTCAGCAACACTTACCAGTTGAATATAAGTTGGGAATTGATTGGGCTATAAAACAGTTAGGATAA
- the purE gene encoding 5-(carboxyamino)imidazole ribonucleotide mutase yields the protein MTSNSESVQIAIVMGSKSDWKTMQFSAEMLIMLGISFDVEIISAHRTPDKLFLFAEQAAINGYKIIIAGAGGAAHLPGMLAAKTLLPVLGVPVPSTMLSGIDSLYSIVQMPSGIPVGTLAIGKSGAINAALFAAQIIALNDASIYVKLSKWRTQQTEDILINSDPRKKN from the coding sequence ATGACATCTAATAGTGAATCAGTACAAATAGCTATTGTCATGGGTTCCAAAAGTGACTGGAAAACAATGCAATTTTCAGCAGAAATGCTAATTATGCTAGGTATTTCCTTTGATGTTGAAATTATTTCCGCACATCGTACTCCAGATAAGCTATTTTTATTTGCAGAACAGGCAGCAATCAATGGTTATAAGATTATTATTGCTGGAGCAGGAGGTGCTGCACACCTTCCTGGTATGCTAGCAGCTAAAACTTTATTACCAGTATTAGGAGTGCCAGTACCAAGTACTATGCTAAGCGGAATTGATAGTCTATACTCAATTGTTCAAATGCCTAGCGGGATTCCAGTAGGAACACTGGCTATTGGAAAATCTGGTGCTATTAACGCAGCATTATTTGCTGCGCAAATTATAGCATTAAATGATGCCTCTATTTATGTAAAGCTCAGTAAATGGAGAACACAACAAACTGAAGATATTCTTATTAACTCCGATCCGAGGAAAAAAAATTGA
- the folD gene encoding bifunctional methylenetetrahydrofolate dehydrogenase/methenyltetrahydrofolate cyclohydrolase FolD: MVAKIIDGKKVARNIISEVKQLVEIRVQSGKTAPCLAVVLVGCNSASKIYVANKRKACEEVGFISRYYDLPNTVKESELLFLIDQLNADNRVDGVLVQLPLPAGINNRSVLERIAPNKDVDGFNPYNIGRLCQRAPRLRPCTPRGIITLLEKYNINTVGMNAVVVGASNIVGRPMGMELLLAGCTVTITHRLTRDLPQHINNADLLVVAVGQASFIPGNWIKKDAVVIDVGINCLKNGKLVGDIEFLSAVERAAYITPVPGGVGPMTVATLMQNTLQACEEMTYTY; this comes from the coding sequence ATGGTTGCAAAAATAATTGATGGTAAAAAAGTTGCTAGGAACATTATAAGTGAAGTTAAACAACTTGTAGAAATACGTGTACAGTCAGGAAAAACTGCACCATGTCTAGCTGTAGTACTAGTTGGTTGTAATTCAGCTTCAAAAATTTATGTTGCTAATAAACGCAAAGCATGTGAAGAAGTCGGTTTTATCTCTCGTTATTATGATTTACCAAATACTGTAAAAGAATCTGAATTATTATTTTTGATTGATCAATTAAATGCTGATAATAGGGTAGATGGAGTACTAGTACAGTTACCATTACCAGCAGGGATTAATAATAGGAGTGTTTTAGAGCGTATTGCTCCTAATAAAGATGTTGATGGTTTTAACCCATATAATATTGGTCGCCTATGTCAACGCGCACCTAGACTACGTCCTTGTACCCCGCGTGGCATTATAACACTACTTGAAAAATATAATATTAATACCGTTGGTATGAATGCTGTGGTTGTAGGTGCTTCAAATATAGTTGGTAGACCTATGGGTATGGAACTCTTGTTAGCTGGGTGTACTGTTACTATTACGCATCGTTTAACTCGTGATTTACCGCAGCATATAAATAATGCTGATTTACTAGTAGTTGCGGTAGGTCAAGCTAGTTTTATTCCTGGTAACTGGATAAAAAAAGATGCTGTAGTGATCGATGTAGGTATTAACTGTCTTAAAAATGGTAAATTAGTAGGTGATATAGAGTTTTTATCAGCTGTAGAACGTGCTGCTTATATTACTCCTGTTCCTGGAGGAGTAGGACCGATGACAGTGGCTACACTTATGCAAAACACTTTACAGGCTTGTGAAGAAATGACCTACACCTACTAA
- a CDS encoding class I adenylate cyclase gives MKNNYYDENNKISSDILFDKINIIKQRCDTLNVLRINRALVTMKPNFQYVYSIVPTLLHCNHHLLPGYLDSTVPHGICLFTLEKHHKIFLYKILNTDSEFVNTNSEKPITSVYSMGSTSSIGQNNNSDIDIWVFYQSWLNNEERTKLHIKCALIKEWAATNKGVNLHLFILEENSFIENKDINSDSYLVINNIFVLEEFYRTAVHMSGKKIIWNIVPIEEEPNYDKYILSLYKNGIFSHQEWFDLGKIGTISINNYLYASRYQLHKSIYYPYKSVLKMLLLEAYSWEYPNPKLLAMHIKRLLHNNKKILYYFDPYCMLLDRITYYLYQINDLTRLDLVRRCFYLKVSEQLSTSLSSSSINWRRKIMMNLVKNWGWNFERVRMLDNYINVNRKNIEINEELLDAMIHSYHKLMFLIKKKQCT, from the coding sequence ATGAAAAATAATTATTATGATGAAAATAATAAAATTAGCTCAGACATATTATTCGATAAAATCAATATAATAAAACAAAGATGCGATACTCTCAATGTACTTCGTATTAATAGGGCTTTAGTAACAATGAAGCCTAATTTTCAATATGTGTATAGTATAGTACCTACTTTATTACATTGTAATCATCATCTGCTTCCAGGATATTTAGATAGTACCGTACCACACGGTATATGTTTATTTACATTAGAGAAACACCATAAAATTTTTTTATATAAAATACTAAATACTGATAGTGAATTTGTTAATACCAATAGTGAAAAGCCTATTACTAGCGTTTACTCAATGGGTAGTACTTCATCTATAGGACAAAATAATAATTCAGATATAGATATTTGGGTCTTTTATCAATCTTGGCTTAATAATGAAGAACGTACAAAGCTACATATTAAATGCGCTCTAATTAAAGAATGGGCTGCTACTAATAAAGGAGTAAATTTACATTTATTTATTTTAGAAGAAAATAGTTTTATTGAAAACAAAGATATTAATAGTGATAGCTATCTTGTTATAAATAATATTTTTGTACTAGAAGAATTCTATCGTACTGCTGTACATATGAGTGGTAAAAAAATTATTTGGAATATAGTACCAATTGAGGAAGAACCTAACTATGATAAATATATATTATCACTATACAAAAATGGTATTTTTAGCCATCAAGAATGGTTTGATTTAGGTAAAATTGGAACTATATCTATTAATAATTACTTATATGCTAGTAGATATCAGTTACATAAAAGCATTTATTATCCCTATAAATCAGTATTAAAAATGCTACTTTTGGAAGCATATTCTTGGGAGTATCCAAATCCCAAACTCTTAGCCATGCATATCAAGCGTTTGCTGCATAATAATAAAAAAATTTTATACTATTTTGATCCATATTGTATGCTGCTAGATAGAATTACATACTACTTATATCAAATTAATGATTTAACTAGGCTTGACCTAGTTCGCCGTTGTTTCTATTTAAAAGTTAGTGAACAATTATCTACCAGCCTATCTAGTAGTAGTATTAATTGGCGACGTAAAATTATGATGAACCTTGTTAAGAATTGGGGTTGGAACTTCGAACGTGTACGTATGCTAGATAATTATATAAATGTTAATAGAAAAAATATAGAAATTAATGAAGAATTATTAGATGCTATGATACATAGCTATCATAAACTGATGTTTTTAATTAAAAAAAAACAATGCACTTAG
- the yigB gene encoding 5-amino-6-(5-phospho-D-ribitylamino)uracil phosphatase YigB, producing MYFYRCLHSLRALTFDLDNTLYDNTAVITRTEQELIIFLQKYHPALQGLTLDTYQSVHQELRKIEPEIYHDVTYWRWRSIKQVMLNAGLSESQAYYGANNTINMVLYWRNKITVSSTTHSILTKLSSNWPLIAITNGNADPTAFGLSGYFSYVLRAGRNGRAKPYKDMYQSAARLLKLPLINILHVGDDLYADINGAIGCGMQACWINNSSSNIRQIVNTTLLPHIEISRLVSLEQLL from the coding sequence ATGTATTTTTATCGATGTTTACATTCTTTACGTGCATTAACTTTTGATCTAGATAATACATTATATGATAATACAGCTGTGATTACACGTACTGAGCAGGAGCTAATAATATTTTTGCAAAAGTATCATCCAGCGCTACAAGGACTAACACTTGACACTTACCAAAGTGTGCACCAAGAACTACGTAAAATTGAGCCGGAGATTTATCATGATGTAACATATTGGCGCTGGCGTTCAATTAAGCAAGTTATGCTTAATGCTGGTCTAAGTGAAAGTCAAGCATATTATGGTGCTAATAATACTATTAATATGGTTCTATACTGGCGTAATAAAATTACAGTTTCGTCTACTACACATAGCATATTAACTAAACTTAGTAGCAATTGGCCATTAATAGCAATTACTAACGGTAATGCAGACCCTACTGCTTTTGGATTATCAGGTTATTTTAGCTATGTTTTACGCGCTGGCCGCAATGGACGCGCTAAACCTTATAAAGATATGTACCAATCGGCAGCAAGATTATTAAAATTACCATTAATAAATATTTTACATGTAGGTGATGATTTATATGCAGATATAAATGGTGCTATTGGTTGCGGTATGCAAGCTTGTTGGATTAACAATTCTAGTAGTAATATTAGGCAAATAGTAAATACTACATTATTACCACATATTGAAATATCTAGGTTAGTATCTTTAGAACAATTACTATAA
- the uvrD gene encoding DNA helicase II gives MHISGLLNSLNNQQRKAVSAPIGNIMVIAGAGSGKTRVIAHRIAWLISVKNCLPSSILAVTFTNKSAEEMRSRIENIIGDHSSGMWIGTFHSLAYRILRINYINAHLPKNFQVIDSEDQLKLVKNIIRYLNLDETTWQPCQAMWYINKNKDEGRRPNNINNYYNKFEETWFSIYKIYQEICNNTGLVDFAELILRVYEMLINNSNIMQYYRNKFTTILVDEFQDTNNIQYYWIRMLAGNKGNVTIVGDDDQSIYRWRGAQVENIQRFINDFPKVKIICLEQNYRSTSNILYAANQLIANNIGSRITKNLWTNNAVGEQITIYCALNELDEAKFVINCIKINKKNGGLLQECAILYRNNAQSRVIEESLINMKIPYHIYGGMRFFERQEVKNVLAYLQLISNKNNDAAYERIINIPIRGIGLRTIEKLRNIACNRQLTLWQASLVLINERMISNKLSLAMQNFITLINELERDTANLPLHMQTQLVIQKSGLLAMYQKEIGDKDQARIKNIEELITAAKQFYYEDKDMLPLQAFLSHVALEETIDKQMFPKDAVQLMTIHSAKGLEFKQVFIVGMEEGIFPSQQALNEQKNIEEERRLAYVGVTRAMKKLTITYAKKRYLYGQEAYRRRSRFISELPKQCLEQLNYK, from the coding sequence ATGCATATTTCTGGTCTATTGAATAGTTTAAATAATCAACAAAGAAAAGCTGTCTCAGCACCAATAGGTAATATTATGGTAATAGCTGGTGCCGGTAGTGGTAAAACTAGAGTGATTGCACATCGTATTGCATGGTTAATTTCAGTAAAAAATTGTTTGCCATCTTCTATTTTAGCAGTAACTTTTACTAATAAATCAGCAGAGGAGATGCGTAGTAGAATAGAAAATATAATAGGTGATCATTCTTCTGGAATGTGGATAGGAACGTTTCATAGCTTAGCATACCGTATTCTACGGATAAACTATATTAATGCTCATTTACCTAAAAATTTTCAAGTTATCGATAGCGAAGATCAACTAAAATTAGTAAAAAATATTATTCGTTACCTTAATTTAGATGAGACAACATGGCAACCATGTCAAGCTATGTGGTATATAAACAAAAACAAAGATGAAGGTAGGCGTCCAAACAATATTAATAATTATTATAACAAGTTTGAAGAAACTTGGTTTAGTATTTACAAAATTTACCAGGAGATATGTAATAATACTGGACTAGTAGATTTTGCTGAATTAATACTAAGAGTTTATGAGATGCTAATAAATAATAGTAATATAATGCAATATTATCGTAATAAATTTACTACGATTTTAGTAGATGAATTTCAAGACACAAATAATATTCAGTACTACTGGATTAGAATGTTAGCAGGTAATAAAGGTAATGTCACAATTGTTGGTGATGATGATCAGTCCATTTATCGTTGGAGGGGGGCGCAAGTAGAAAATATACAGCGTTTTATTAATGATTTTCCTAAAGTAAAAATTATCTGCTTGGAACAAAACTACCGCTCTACTAGTAATATTTTATATGCAGCTAATCAATTAATCGCTAATAATATTGGTAGTAGAATTACTAAAAATCTTTGGACAAACAATGCAGTAGGAGAACAAATTACTATATACTGCGCTCTTAATGAACTAGACGAGGCAAAATTTGTCATTAATTGCATTAAAATTAACAAAAAAAATGGTGGTTTACTCCAAGAGTGCGCAATTCTATATCGTAATAATGCACAATCAAGAGTGATAGAAGAATCACTAATCAATATGAAAATCCCTTACCATATATATGGTGGTATGCGTTTTTTCGAACGTCAAGAAGTTAAAAATGTACTAGCTTATTTGCAGTTAATTTCTAATAAAAATAATGATGCTGCTTATGAACGTATAATTAATATACCTATTCGTGGCATAGGTCTAAGAACTATAGAAAAATTACGTAATATAGCCTGTAATAGACAACTCACATTATGGCAGGCTAGTTTAGTGTTAATAAATGAGAGAATGATCTCTAATAAATTATCTTTAGCTATGCAAAATTTTATTACTCTAATAAATGAATTAGAGAGAGATACAGCCAATTTACCATTACATATGCAGACTCAATTAGTAATACAAAAATCTGGCTTATTGGCTATGTATCAAAAAGAAATAGGCGATAAAGATCAGGCTCGTATTAAAAATATTGAAGAACTTATTACGGCAGCTAAGCAATTTTACTACGAAGACAAAGATATGCTACCGTTACAAGCTTTTTTGTCCCATGTTGCTCTAGAAGAGACTATAGATAAACAAATGTTTCCTAAAGATGCTGTACAACTAATGACAATACATTCTGCTAAAGGTTTAGAATTTAAGCAAGTATTTATCGTTGGGATGGAAGAGGGAATTTTTCCTAGCCAACAAGCTCTTAATGAACAGAAAAATATCGAAGAAGAGCGACGTTTAGCTTATGTAGGAGTTACTAGAGCAATGAAAAAACTAACTATTACTTATGCTAAAAAACGTTATCTATATGGTCAGGAAGCTTATCGTCGTCGCTCACGTTTTATCAGTGAATTACCTAAACAATGCTTAGAACAATTAAATTATAAATAA
- the corA gene encoding magnesium/cobalt transporter CorA → MLNAFQLNNNRLSRCDTDIPGILVKSVWIDLVEPSDDERNRIQQELGQNLATRLELEDIEASARFFEDEEGLHIHSFFFYADAEDHAGNATVAFTIRENRLYTLRERELPAFRLYRMRTRSHTFIESNAYALFLDLFETKIEQLADKTENIYSDLEALSRVIMDGQQGDEYDHALATLAELEDIGWKVRICLMDTQRALNFLVRKAKLAIDQLDKAKEILRDIDSLLPHNESLFQKVNFLMQAAMGFINIEQNRIIKIFSLVSVIFLPPTLVASSYGMNFDFMPELKWSLGYPGAIIMMILAGIAPYLYFKRRNWL, encoded by the coding sequence ATGCTGAACGCATTTCAACTGAATAATAACAGGTTATCGCGTTGTGATACTGATATACCTGGAATTTTGGTTAAATCAGTATGGATAGATTTAGTTGAACCTAGTGATGATGAGCGTAATAGAATACAGCAGGAATTAGGTCAAAACTTAGCCACACGTCTAGAACTAGAAGATATTGAGGCCTCCGCGCGTTTTTTTGAGGATGAAGAAGGTCTACATATTCACTCTTTTTTTTTCTATGCTGATGCTGAAGATCACGCTGGTAATGCAACAGTAGCTTTTACCATCCGTGAAAACAGACTCTATACTTTACGGGAACGTGAGTTACCAGCTTTTCGTCTTTATCGTATGCGTACACGTAGTCATACTTTCATCGAAAGTAATGCTTATGCATTGTTTTTAGATCTGTTTGAGACAAAAATAGAACAACTAGCAGACAAAACAGAAAATATATATAGTGATTTAGAAGCACTGAGTAGAGTTATTATGGATGGTCAACAAGGTGATGAATATGATCATGCACTAGCTACTTTAGCTGAGCTAGAAGATATAGGCTGGAAAGTACGAATATGTTTAATGGATACTCAACGAGCACTTAATTTTTTAGTTCGTAAAGCTAAATTAGCTATAGATCAATTAGATAAAGCTAAGGAAATTCTTAGAGATATTGATTCATTATTACCCCATAATGAATCTTTATTCCAAAAAGTAAACTTTCTTATGCAAGCTGCAATGGGATTCATTAATATTGAACAAAATAGAATTATAAAAATATTTTCATTAGTATCAGTAATTTTTTTACCACCAACACTAGTAGCATCTAGCTATGGGATGAATTTTGATTTCATGCCTGAATTAAAGTGGTCTTTAGGTTATCCAGGAGCCATTATTATGATGATTCTTGCTGGAATTGCTCCATACTTATACTTTAAGCGCCGTAACTGGTTATAA